From the Denticeps clupeoides unplaced genomic scaffold, fDenClu1.1, whole genome shotgun sequence genome, one window contains:
- the phip gene encoding PH-interacting protein isoform X2 encodes MASDRGEHVAAQLRSELYFLIARFLEAGPCHHAAQTLIREVQEKELLPRRTDWTGAEHRGTYDGLVKLYSHVSPDHLLRVCERVGPLLEREVPASVPGVQSLLGTGRQSLLRTNKSCKHVVWKGSALAALHCGRPPEPPVIYGSPPSIAETLFSRRLNGSYRLGQLVPTVVYQHMKMHKRILGHLSSVYCVTFDRTGRRIFTGSDDCLVKIWATDVGRLLATLRGHAAEISDMAVSYENTLLAAGSCDKMIRVWCLQTCTPLAVLEGHGASITSLQFSPFCSGSKRFLSSTGADGSICFWQWDSRTLKFGQRPSKFTERPRPGVQMICSSFSAGGMFLATGSTDHIIRVYYFGSGQPEKIAELESHTDKVDSIQFSSGGDRFVSGSRDGTARIWQLQQQEWKSVLLDMTTKLPGKSNPPPLEDKVTKLKVTMVAWDRHDNMVITAANNLTLKVWNSYTGSLVHVLMGHEDEVFVLEPHPFDSRVLFSAGHDGNAIVWDLARGVKIRSYFNMIEGQGHGALFDCKCSPDGQHFACTDSHGHLLIFGFGSSSKYDKIADQMFFHTDYRPLIRDAHNYVLDEQTQQAPHLMPPPFLVDVDGNPHPPRYQRLVPGRESCREEQLIPQMGLTSSGERCAHTRVLTNTHTHTRVRCGISKRGIFRIPFTPPGLNQVVSQQAPEGSSPLDSMIQRLQQEQDQRLGSERTNRGSVSSPTEGLSPPNVGLRRSGQIEGVRQMHSNAPRSQMATERDLVAWSRRVLVPELPAGIASKQEVWRTAKGEEEINIYRSERRRRSLHSQFHRENRQQHTVESAADEGRRYQGNQHNYQTRAAVEENSRQSEANEEEPSTSEGEGETLPPSGDTSDEEVGDEQQEPWPDDHSSSSDYSSDYSDWTADAGINLEPPKAKTSRPRKKNASSSEEDGEKKKDKDGKRDRKKEKTEKDGALPKKKKPKEDRMKRLPALRDQGLTLEEWLPSDWITDTTPRRCPFTPQMGDEVYYFRQGHEAYVEMAKTNRIFSINPKKQPWHKMELREQELMKIVGLKYEVGPPSLCCLKLAFLDPDTGKLTGGSFSMKYHDMPDVIDFLVLRQQFDDARRWPWRIGDRFRSVIDDAWWFGTIESQEPFQTQYPDSLFQCYNVCWDNGDTEKMSPWDMEEIPNDVFPDELGQSVPLTEEEHRCLLYAPLEGEWGSSLRDAECERVIAAIDQLSTLDVAVPFAVPVDLQAYPTYCTVVAYVTDLSTIRSRLENRFYRRMSSLMWEVRYIEHNAQTFNEPGAFIVKTAKFVSDLMLQFIKDQSCTDIMQLYHRMKKEAFSDSSSEEEEEDANVPGTSTRNRKLQKVQQPMLRNLRSKPLSRDPEAWRGSCRDLLELIFQCEDSEPFRQPVDLQEYSDYLNIVDIPMDFGTVRNKLLADEYQSPMELCKDVRLIFSNSKAYTPSKKSRIYSMSLRLSALFEEHVNTIVTDFKSVQHLKSDSLTHRRLHSERLTRQAMKRRRRRRSSSPASSNASSPERKRRVSTRVPPRVESVAPPPQPPTQTRPASLRQNLPLINGKAEPATAVRTRSSARFGGNTNPPTHTPSANTPPSPPPAPALPESSTRILRAHSAGATPSTSTETAQVPITPSGEGRAHERTRRKLRTPVRLNPGPVDYSPAPQSSLHLNGHSSHVTLGIGRRGRRPKSEVGLVKPVEVEESPPVPRPPGKKRGRKSKKELEELRRNSTPDRELDQSTGDEGGASSAQDNSLSDSGAGLPERPRRGRPRLVRTPEQAPPTVKEESFNPKAALRRSSRRSNETASSSVHTRPTADDEVGLEEAESGIDGRSKGPMRTRNQGRRTAFYNEEDSEEEQRQLLFEDASITFGTSSKGRVRKLTEKAKANLIGW; translated from the exons ATGGCCTCCGACCGCGGCGAGCACGTCGCCGCGCAGCTGCGCTCCG AGCTCTACTTCCTAATCGCCCGCTTTCTGGAAGCGGGACCCTGTCATCACGCCGCCCAG ACCCTGATCAGGGAGGTCCAGGAGAAGGAG CTGCTGCCCCGCAGGACGGACTGGACGGGCGCGGAGCACCGCGGCACCTACGACGGTCTG GTGAAGCTCTACAGCCACGTGTCCCCAGACCACCTGCTGCGCGTGTGTGAGAGGGTGGGGCCTCTGCTGGAGAGGGAGGTGCCAGCGAGCGTCCCGGGCGTCCAGTCGCTGCTGGGAACCGGGCGCCAGTCGCTGCTGCGCACCAACAAGA GCTGCAAGCACGTGGTGTGGAAGGGATCTGCCCTCGCTGCTCTGCACTGTGGAAGGCCCCCGGAGCCGCCGGTCATTTACGGGAGTCCGCCCAGTATCG CGGAGACGTTGTTCAGTCGGCGTCTGAATGGCTCGTATCGCCTGGGGCAGCTGGTGCCCACAGTGGTGTACCAGCACATGAAGATGCACAAGAGGATTCTGGGACACCTGTCCTCCGTCTACTGCGTCACCTTCGACCGGACCGGGCGTCGCATCTTCACA GGCTCTGATGACTGCCTGGTGAAGATCTGGGCGACGGACGTCGGGCGTCTGCTGGCCACGCTGCGGGGCCACGCGGCCGAGATCTCCGACATGGCAGTCAGTTACGAGAACACGCTGCTGGCCGCCGGGAGCTGCGACAAGATGATCCGGGTGTGGTGCCTCCAGACGTGCACCCCGCTCGCCGTGCTGGAGGGACACGGCGCGTCCATCACATCGCTGCAG ttttccCCTTTCTGCAGCGGCAGTAAGCGATTCCTCTCTTCCACCGGTGCTGACGGTTCCATCTGTTTCTGGCAGTGGGACTCTCGCACGCTTAAATTCGG GCAGAGACCCAGTAAATTCACAGAGAGGCCCAGGCCTGGCGTTCAGATGATCTGCTCTTCGTTCAGCGCAG GTGGGATGTTTCTGGCCACAGGAAGCACCGATCACATCATCCGGGTTTATTACTTCGGCTCTGGCCAACCAGAGAAGATTGCAGAGCTGGAATCCCACacg gACAAAGTGGACAGCATTCAGTTCTCTAGTGGGGGGGACAG gTTTGTCAGTGGCAGTAGAGATGGAACGGCTCGTATTTGGCAGCTACAGCAGCAGGAGTGGAAGAGTGTGTTACTGGACATGACGACCAAACTCcctgg GAAGTCCAACCCTCCACCACTGGAGGACAAAGTGACCAAGCTGAAGGTCACCATGGTGGCATGGGACAGACACGACAACATGGTCATCACGGCGGCCAACAACCTCACACTGAAAGTGTGGAACTCGTACACTGGCAGTCTGGTCCACGTGCTGATG GGACATGAAGATGAGGTGTTTGTGTTGGAGCCACACCCATTTGACTCCAGAGTGCTGTTCTCTGCTGGGCATGATGGGAATGCGATTGTTTGGGACCTAGCGAGGGGTGTGAAGATCCGCTCCTACTTCAACATG atCGAGGGTCAGGGTCATGGCGCGCTCTTCGACTGTAAATGCTCTCCAGACGGGCAGCACTTTGCCTGCACCGACTCCCACGGTCACCTGCTCATCTTTGGCTTCGGCTCCAGCAGCAAGTATGATAAG attgCGGATCAGATGTTTTTCCATACGGACTACCGGCCGCTGATCCGGGACGCTCATAACTACGTGCTGGACGAGCAGACGCAGCAGGCGCCGCACCTCATGCCCCCGCCCTTCCTGGTGGACGTGGACGGGAACCCCCACCCACCGCGGTACCAGCGGCTGGTGCCGGGCAGAGAGAGCTGCAGGGAGGAGCAGCTCATCCCGCAGATGGGTCTCACGTCGTCTGGTGAGagatgcgcacacacacgcgtactcaccaacacacacacacacacacgcgtgcggTGTGGTATCTCCAAACGTGGTATCTTCAGGATTCCATTTACCCCCCCAGGTCTGAATCAGGTGGTCAGTCAGCAGGCGCCAGAGGGGTCCAGTCCACTGGACAGCATGATCCAGAGACTCCAGCAAGAGCAGGACCAGAGACTGGGTTCCGAGAGGACCaacagag gttccGTCAGCTCCCCCACTGAAGGCTTGTCCCCCCCGAACGTGGGTCTGCGGCGCAGCGGTCAGATCGAAGGCGTTCGCCAGATGCACAGTAACGCCCCCCGCAGTCAGATGGCCACGGAGAGGGACCTGGTGGCCTGGAGCCGCAGAGTGCTGGTGCCCGAGCTGCCAGCAGGGATCGCCAg TAAACAGGAGGTGTGGAGGACGGctaaaggagaagaagagattAACATCTACAGATCAGAGAGGAGGAGACGCAGCTTACACAGCCAGTTCCACCGGGAGAAccgg cagcagcataCTGTTGAAAGTGCAGCTGACGAGGGCCGTCGTTACCAGGGCAACCAGCACAACTACCAGACACGCGCCGCGGTCGAGGAGAACAGCCGACAGAGTGAAGCCAATGAGGAGGAGCCCAGCACGtcagag GGCGAGGGAGAAACTCTTCCCCCCAGTGGAGACACGTCGGATGAGGAGGTGGGGGACGAACAGCAGGAACCGTGGCCTGATGACCACAGCAGctccag CGATTACTCCAGCGATTACTCAGACTGGACGGCAGACGCTGGCATCAACCTGGAGCCCCCGAAGGCCAAAACGAGCCGACCGAGGAAGAAGAACGCCAGCAGCTCTGAGGAGGACGGCGAGAAGAAGAAGGACAAGGATGggaagagagacaggaagaaggAAAAGACGGAGAAAGATGGAGCGCTGCCGAAAAAGAAGAAACCAAAGGAGGACCggatgaag agGTTGCCAGCACTTCGAGATCAGGGCCTGACTCTGGAGGAGTGGCTTCCTTCTGATTGGATAACAGATACCACACCCCGCAGATGCCCCTTCACCCCCCAGATGGGAGATGAg GTATACTACTTCAGACAAGGCCATGAGGCGTATGTGGAAATGGCCAAAACCAATCGGATCTTCAGCATCAACCCTAAAAAACAGCCGTGGCACAAGATGGAGCTGCGT GAGCAGGAGCTGATGAAGATTGTAGGGTTGAAGTATGAGGTGGGGCCGCCCTCCCTCTGCTGTCTAAAACTGGCCTTCCTGGACCCCGACACGGGAAAACTGACGGGGGGCTCCTTCTCCATGAA GTACCACGACATGCCGGATGTCATCGACTTCCTGGTTCTGCGGCAGCAGTTTGACGACGCACGTCGTTGGCCGTGGaggatag gtgatCGGTTCCGCTCTGTGATTGATGATGCTTGGTGGTTCGGGACGATCGAGAGTCAGGAGCCGTTTCAGACGCAGTATCCAGACAGCCTGTTCCAGTGTTACAACGTCTG ctgggaTAATGGTGACACAGAGAAAATGAGCCCCTGGGACATGGAGGAGATTCCCAATGACG TATTTCCTGATGAACTGGGTCAGAGTGTCCCCCTGACGGAGGAGGAGCATCGCTGTCTTCTTTACGCCCCTCTGGAGGGCGAGTGGGGCTCCAGCTTGCGCGACGCTGAGTGTGAGCGCGTCATCGCCGCCATCGACCAGCTCTCCACGTTGG acgtGGCTGTACCGTTTGCTGTCCCAGTGGACCTGCAGGCCTACCCCACATACTGCACTGTGGTGGCATACGTCACCGACTTGAGCACCATCAGGAGCCGTCTGGAGAACCGCTTctacag gagAATGTCCTCGTTGATGTGGGAGGTCCGCTACATCGAACACAACGCTCAGACGTTTAACGAGCCGGGCGCGTTCATCGTCAAAACCGCCAAGTTCGTGTCAGACCTGATGCTGCAGTTTATTAA AGACCAGAGCTGCACTGACATCATGCAGCTGTACCACAGAATGAAGAAAGAAGCCTTCTCAGATAGCAGCAGT gaggaggaggaggaagatgctAACGTACCTGGTACCTCCACACGCAATAGGAag CTACAGAAGGTACAGCAGCCCATGCTGAGGAATTTGAGGAGTAAGCCCCTGTCACGTGACCCTGAGGCCTGGAGGGGGTCCTGCAGGGACCTGCTGGAGCTGATCTTCCAGTGTGAGGACTCCGAGCCCTTCAGACAGccagtggacctgcaggagtattcg GACTACCTGAACATCGTGGACATACCCATGGACTTTGGGACGGTCCGGAACAAACTGCTGGCTGATGAGTACCAGTCTCCCATGGAGCTCTGCAAAGACGTGCGGCTCATCTTCAGCAACTCCAAAGCGTACACGCCCAGCAAGAAGTCCAGG ATCTACAGCATGAGTCTCCGCCTCTCCGCACTGTTTGAGGAGCACGTCAACACCATCGTCACCGACTTCAAGTCAGTGCAGCACCTGAAGTCGGACTCCTTGACCCACCGGCGCCTGCACAGCGAGCGGCTGACCCGGCAggcgatgaagaggaggaggaggaggcggagctccTCACCAGCCAGTAGCAACGCCTCCAG CCCAGAAAGGAAGAGACGCGTGTCAACAAGGGTCCCGCCCCGTGTAGAGtctgtggccccgcccccccagcCACCCACCCAAACACGGCCTGCGTCCCTCAGGCAGAACCTGCCGCTTATCAACGGGAAGGCGGAGCCTGCGACCGCGGTGCGCACTCGGAGTTCGGCGCGCTTCGGGGGGAACACCAACCCCCCCACGCACACTCCATCCGCCAACACGCCGCCATCCCCGCCCCCCGCGCCCGCCCTGCCCGAGTCGTCAACCAGAATCCTCCGAGCACACAGCGCCGGGGCCACACCCAGCACGTCCACAGAGACGGCGCAGGTTCCCATAACACCCAGCGGCGAGGGCAGGGCTCACGAGAGAACGAGACGGAAACTCCGGACTCCTGTCCGACTCAACCCAG GTCCTGTGGATTATAGCCCCGCCCCACAGAGCAGCCTCCACCTGAATGGGCACAGCAGTCATGTGACACTTGGCATTGGCCGAAGGGGGAGGAGACCCAAATCGGAGGTGGGACTTGTAAAGcctgtggaggtggaggagtccCCACCTGTGCCACGCCCACCAGGAAAGAAACGAGGCAGGAAGAGTAAAAAAGAGTTGGAGGAGCTGAGGCGAAACTCCACCCCCGACAGGGAACTTGACCAATCAACTGGTGATGAGGGCGGGGCTTCCTCAGCACAGGACAACAGCTTATCGGATTCCGGGGCCGGACTTCCAGAGCGGCCCCGGAGGGGAAGACCCCGATTGGTCCGAACGCCGGAGCAGGCACCTCCTACCGTTAAGGAGGAGTCGTTCAATCCCAAAGCAGCTTTGAGGCGGAGCAGCCGACGAAGCAACGAGACTGCCTCCTCCTCAGTTCACACTCGGCCTACGGCGGACGATGAAGTAGGActggaggaggcggagtctGGGATCGATGGCAGATCCAAAGGGCCAATGAGGACGCGGAACCAGGGCCGAAGGACGGCGTTCTACAACGAAGAAGACTCGGAGGAGGAGCAGAGACAGCTGCTGTTTGAAGACGCCTCCATCACCTTCGGCACCTCCAGCAAGGGCCGGGTACGCAAACTGACCGAAAAGGCCAAAGCCAACCTCATTGGCTGGTAA
- the phip gene encoding PH-interacting protein isoform X4, whose amino-acid sequence MASDRGEHVAAQLRSELYFLIARFLEAGPCHHAAQTLIREVQEKELLPRRTDWTGAEHRGTYDGLVKLYSHVSPDHLLRVCERVGPLLEREVPASVPGVQSLLGTGRQSLLRTNKSCKHVVWKGSALAALHCGRPPEPPVIYGSPPSIAETLFSRRLNGSYRLGQLVPTVVYQHMKMHKRILGHLSSVYCVTFDRTGRRIFTGSDDCLVKIWATDVGRLLATLRGHAAEISDMAVSYENTLLAAGSCDKMIRVWCLQTCTPLAVLEGHGASITSLQFSPFCSGSKRFLSSTGADGSICFWQWDSRTLKFGQRPSKFTERPRPGVQMICSSFSAGGMFLATGSTDHIIRVYYFGSGQPEKIAELESHTDKVDSIQFSSGGDRFVSGSRDGTARIWQLQQQEWKSVLLDMTTKLPGKSNPPPLEDKVTKLKVTMVAWDRHDNMVITAANNLTLKVWNSYTGSLVHVLMGHEDEVFVLEPHPFDSRVLFSAGHDGNAIVWDLARGVKIRSYFNMIEGQGHGALFDCKCSPDGQHFACTDSHGHLLIFGFGSSSKYDKIADQMFFHTDYRPLIRDAHNYVLDEQTQQAPHLMPPPFLVDVDGNPHPPRYQRLVPGRESCREEQLIPQMGLTSSGLNQVVSQQAPEGSSPLDSMIQRLQQEQDQRLGSERTNRGSVSSPTEGLSPPNVGLRRSGQIEGVRQMHSNAPRSQMATERDLVAWSRRVLVPELPAGIASKQEVWRTAKGEEEINIYRSERRRRSLHSQFHRENRQQHTVESAADEGRRYQGNQHNYQTRAAVEENSRQSEANEEEPSTSEGEGETLPPSGDTSDEEVGDEQQEPWPDDHSSSSDYSSDYSDWTADAGINLEPPKAKTSRPRKKNASSSEEDGEKKKDKDGKRDRKKEKTEKDGALPKKKKPKEDRMKRLPALRDQGLTLEEWLPSDWITDTTPRRCPFTPQMGDEVYYFRQGHEAYVEMAKTNRIFSINPKKQPWHKMELREQELMKIVGLKYEVGPPSLCCLKLAFLDPDTGKLTGGSFSMKYHDMPDVIDFLVLRQQFDDARRWPWRIGDRFRSVIDDAWWFGTIESQEPFQTQYPDSLFQCYNVCWDNGDTEKMSPWDMEEIPNDAVFPDELGQSVPLTEEEHRCLLYAPLEGEWGSSLRDAECERVIAAIDQLSTLDVAVPFAVPVDLQAYPTYCTVVAYVTDLSTIRSRLENRFYRRMSSLMWEVRYIEHNAQTFNEPGAFIVKTAKFVSDLMLQFIKDQSCTDIMQLYHRMKKEAFSDSSSEEEEEDANVPGTSTRNRKLQKVQQPMLRNLRSKPLSRDPEAWRGSCRDLLELIFQCEDSEPFRQPVDLQEYSDYLNIVDIPMDFGTVRNKLLADEYQSPMELCKDVRLIFSNSKAYTPSKKSRIYSMSLRLSALFEEHVNTIVTDFKSVQHLKSDSLTHRRLHSERLTRQAMKRRRRRRSSSPASSNASSPERKRRVSTRVPPRVESVAPPPQPPTQTRPASLRQNLPLINGKAEPATAVRTRSSARFGGNTNPPTHTPSANTPPSPPPAPALPESSTRILRAHSAGATPSTSTETAQVPITPSGEGRAHERTRRKLRTPVRLNPGPVDYSPAPQSSLHLNGHSSHVTLGIGRRGRRPKSEVGLVKPVEVEESPPVPRPPGKKRGRKSKKELEELRRNSTPDRELDQSTGDEGGASSAQDNSLSDSGAGLPERPRRGRPRLVRTPEQAPPTVKEESFNPKAALRRSSRRSNETASSSVHTRPTADDEVGLEEAESGIDGRSKGPMRTRNQGRRTAFYNEEDSEEEQRQLLFEDASITFGTSSKGRVRKLTEKAKANLIGW is encoded by the exons ATGGCCTCCGACCGCGGCGAGCACGTCGCCGCGCAGCTGCGCTCCG AGCTCTACTTCCTAATCGCCCGCTTTCTGGAAGCGGGACCCTGTCATCACGCCGCCCAG ACCCTGATCAGGGAGGTCCAGGAGAAGGAG CTGCTGCCCCGCAGGACGGACTGGACGGGCGCGGAGCACCGCGGCACCTACGACGGTCTG GTGAAGCTCTACAGCCACGTGTCCCCAGACCACCTGCTGCGCGTGTGTGAGAGGGTGGGGCCTCTGCTGGAGAGGGAGGTGCCAGCGAGCGTCCCGGGCGTCCAGTCGCTGCTGGGAACCGGGCGCCAGTCGCTGCTGCGCACCAACAAGA GCTGCAAGCACGTGGTGTGGAAGGGATCTGCCCTCGCTGCTCTGCACTGTGGAAGGCCCCCGGAGCCGCCGGTCATTTACGGGAGTCCGCCCAGTATCG CGGAGACGTTGTTCAGTCGGCGTCTGAATGGCTCGTATCGCCTGGGGCAGCTGGTGCCCACAGTGGTGTACCAGCACATGAAGATGCACAAGAGGATTCTGGGACACCTGTCCTCCGTCTACTGCGTCACCTTCGACCGGACCGGGCGTCGCATCTTCACA GGCTCTGATGACTGCCTGGTGAAGATCTGGGCGACGGACGTCGGGCGTCTGCTGGCCACGCTGCGGGGCCACGCGGCCGAGATCTCCGACATGGCAGTCAGTTACGAGAACACGCTGCTGGCCGCCGGGAGCTGCGACAAGATGATCCGGGTGTGGTGCCTCCAGACGTGCACCCCGCTCGCCGTGCTGGAGGGACACGGCGCGTCCATCACATCGCTGCAG ttttccCCTTTCTGCAGCGGCAGTAAGCGATTCCTCTCTTCCACCGGTGCTGACGGTTCCATCTGTTTCTGGCAGTGGGACTCTCGCACGCTTAAATTCGG GCAGAGACCCAGTAAATTCACAGAGAGGCCCAGGCCTGGCGTTCAGATGATCTGCTCTTCGTTCAGCGCAG GTGGGATGTTTCTGGCCACAGGAAGCACCGATCACATCATCCGGGTTTATTACTTCGGCTCTGGCCAACCAGAGAAGATTGCAGAGCTGGAATCCCACacg gACAAAGTGGACAGCATTCAGTTCTCTAGTGGGGGGGACAG gTTTGTCAGTGGCAGTAGAGATGGAACGGCTCGTATTTGGCAGCTACAGCAGCAGGAGTGGAAGAGTGTGTTACTGGACATGACGACCAAACTCcctgg GAAGTCCAACCCTCCACCACTGGAGGACAAAGTGACCAAGCTGAAGGTCACCATGGTGGCATGGGACAGACACGACAACATGGTCATCACGGCGGCCAACAACCTCACACTGAAAGTGTGGAACTCGTACACTGGCAGTCTGGTCCACGTGCTGATG GGACATGAAGATGAGGTGTTTGTGTTGGAGCCACACCCATTTGACTCCAGAGTGCTGTTCTCTGCTGGGCATGATGGGAATGCGATTGTTTGGGACCTAGCGAGGGGTGTGAAGATCCGCTCCTACTTCAACATG atCGAGGGTCAGGGTCATGGCGCGCTCTTCGACTGTAAATGCTCTCCAGACGGGCAGCACTTTGCCTGCACCGACTCCCACGGTCACCTGCTCATCTTTGGCTTCGGCTCCAGCAGCAAGTATGATAAG attgCGGATCAGATGTTTTTCCATACGGACTACCGGCCGCTGATCCGGGACGCTCATAACTACGTGCTGGACGAGCAGACGCAGCAGGCGCCGCACCTCATGCCCCCGCCCTTCCTGGTGGACGTGGACGGGAACCCCCACCCACCGCGGTACCAGCGGCTGGTGCCGGGCAGAGAGAGCTGCAGGGAGGAGCAGCTCATCCCGCAGATGGGTCTCACGTCGTCTG GTCTGAATCAGGTGGTCAGTCAGCAGGCGCCAGAGGGGTCCAGTCCACTGGACAGCATGATCCAGAGACTCCAGCAAGAGCAGGACCAGAGACTGGGTTCCGAGAGGACCaacagag gttccGTCAGCTCCCCCACTGAAGGCTTGTCCCCCCCGAACGTGGGTCTGCGGCGCAGCGGTCAGATCGAAGGCGTTCGCCAGATGCACAGTAACGCCCCCCGCAGTCAGATGGCCACGGAGAGGGACCTGGTGGCCTGGAGCCGCAGAGTGCTGGTGCCCGAGCTGCCAGCAGGGATCGCCAg TAAACAGGAGGTGTGGAGGACGGctaaaggagaagaagagattAACATCTACAGATCAGAGAGGAGGAGACGCAGCTTACACAGCCAGTTCCACCGGGAGAAccgg cagcagcataCTGTTGAAAGTGCAGCTGACGAGGGCCGTCGTTACCAGGGCAACCAGCACAACTACCAGACACGCGCCGCGGTCGAGGAGAACAGCCGACAGAGTGAAGCCAATGAGGAGGAGCCCAGCACGtcagag GGCGAGGGAGAAACTCTTCCCCCCAGTGGAGACACGTCGGATGAGGAGGTGGGGGACGAACAGCAGGAACCGTGGCCTGATGACCACAGCAGctccag CGATTACTCCAGCGATTACTCAGACTGGACGGCAGACGCTGGCATCAACCTGGAGCCCCCGAAGGCCAAAACGAGCCGACCGAGGAAGAAGAACGCCAGCAGCTCTGAGGAGGACGGCGAGAAGAAGAAGGACAAGGATGggaagagagacaggaagaaggAAAAGACGGAGAAAGATGGAGCGCTGCCGAAAAAGAAGAAACCAAAGGAGGACCggatgaag agGTTGCCAGCACTTCGAGATCAGGGCCTGACTCTGGAGGAGTGGCTTCCTTCTGATTGGATAACAGATACCACACCCCGCAGATGCCCCTTCACCCCCCAGATGGGAGATGAg GTATACTACTTCAGACAAGGCCATGAGGCGTATGTGGAAATGGCCAAAACCAATCGGATCTTCAGCATCAACCCTAAAAAACAGCCGTGGCACAAGATGGAGCTGCGT GAGCAGGAGCTGATGAAGATTGTAGGGTTGAAGTATGAGGTGGGGCCGCCCTCCCTCTGCTGTCTAAAACTGGCCTTCCTGGACCCCGACACGGGAAAACTGACGGGGGGCTCCTTCTCCATGAA GTACCACGACATGCCGGATGTCATCGACTTCCTGGTTCTGCGGCAGCAGTTTGACGACGCACGTCGTTGGCCGTGGaggatag gtgatCGGTTCCGCTCTGTGATTGATGATGCTTGGTGGTTCGGGACGATCGAGAGTCAGGAGCCGTTTCAGACGCAGTATCCAGACAGCCTGTTCCAGTGTTACAACGTCTG ctgggaTAATGGTGACACAGAGAAAATGAGCCCCTGGGACATGGAGGAGATTCCCAATGACG CAGTATTTCCTGATGAACTGGGTCAGAGTGTCCCCCTGACGGAGGAGGAGCATCGCTGTCTTCTTTACGCCCCTCTGGAGGGCGAGTGGGGCTCCAGCTTGCGCGACGCTGAGTGTGAGCGCGTCATCGCCGCCATCGACCAGCTCTCCACGTTGG acgtGGCTGTACCGTTTGCTGTCCCAGTGGACCTGCAGGCCTACCCCACATACTGCACTGTGGTGGCATACGTCACCGACTTGAGCACCATCAGGAGCCGTCTGGAGAACCGCTTctacag gagAATGTCCTCGTTGATGTGGGAGGTCCGCTACATCGAACACAACGCTCAGACGTTTAACGAGCCGGGCGCGTTCATCGTCAAAACCGCCAAGTTCGTGTCAGACCTGATGCTGCAGTTTATTAA AGACCAGAGCTGCACTGACATCATGCAGCTGTACCACAGAATGAAGAAAGAAGCCTTCTCAGATAGCAGCAGT gaggaggaggaggaagatgctAACGTACCTGGTACCTCCACACGCAATAGGAag CTACAGAAGGTACAGCAGCCCATGCTGAGGAATTTGAGGAGTAAGCCCCTGTCACGTGACCCTGAGGCCTGGAGGGGGTCCTGCAGGGACCTGCTGGAGCTGATCTTCCAGTGTGAGGACTCCGAGCCCTTCAGACAGccagtggacctgcaggagtattcg GACTACCTGAACATCGTGGACATACCCATGGACTTTGGGACGGTCCGGAACAAACTGCTGGCTGATGAGTACCAGTCTCCCATGGAGCTCTGCAAAGACGTGCGGCTCATCTTCAGCAACTCCAAAGCGTACACGCCCAGCAAGAAGTCCAGG ATCTACAGCATGAGTCTCCGCCTCTCCGCACTGTTTGAGGAGCACGTCAACACCATCGTCACCGACTTCAAGTCAGTGCAGCACCTGAAGTCGGACTCCTTGACCCACCGGCGCCTGCACAGCGAGCGGCTGACCCGGCAggcgatgaagaggaggaggaggaggcggagctccTCACCAGCCAGTAGCAACGCCTCCAG CCCAGAAAGGAAGAGACGCGTGTCAACAAGGGTCCCGCCCCGTGTAGAGtctgtggccccgcccccccagcCACCCACCCAAACACGGCCTGCGTCCCTCAGGCAGAACCTGCCGCTTATCAACGGGAAGGCGGAGCCTGCGACCGCGGTGCGCACTCGGAGTTCGGCGCGCTTCGGGGGGAACACCAACCCCCCCACGCACACTCCATCCGCCAACACGCCGCCATCCCCGCCCCCCGCGCCCGCCCTGCCCGAGTCGTCAACCAGAATCCTCCGAGCACACAGCGCCGGGGCCACACCCAGCACGTCCACAGAGACGGCGCAGGTTCCCATAACACCCAGCGGCGAGGGCAGGGCTCACGAGAGAACGAGACGGAAACTCCGGACTCCTGTCCGACTCAACCCAG GTCCTGTGGATTATAGCCCCGCCCCACAGAGCAGCCTCCACCTGAATGGGCACAGCAGTCATGTGACACTTGGCATTGGCCGAAGGGGGAGGAGACCCAAATCGGAGGTGGGACTTGTAAAGcctgtggaggtggaggagtccCCACCTGTGCCACGCCCACCAGGAAAGAAACGAGGCAGGAAGAGTAAAAAAGAGTTGGAGGAGCTGAGGCGAAACTCCACCCCCGACAGGGAACTTGACCAATCAACTGGTGATGAGGGCGGGGCTTCCTCAGCACAGGACAACAGCTTATCGGATTCCGGGGCCGGACTTCCAGAGCGGCCCCGGAGGGGAAGACCCCGATTGGTCCGAACGCCGGAGCAGGCACCTCCTACCGTTAAGGAGGAGTCGTTCAATCCCAAAGCAGCTTTGAGGCGGAGCAGCCGACGAAGCAACGAGACTGCCTCCTCCTCAGTTCACACTCGGCCTACGGCGGACGATGAAGTAGGActggaggaggcggagtctGGGATCGATGGCAGATCCAAAGGGCCAATGAGGACGCGGAACCAGGGCCGAAGGACGGCGTTCTACAACGAAGAAGACTCGGAGGAGGAGCAGAGACAGCTGCTGTTTGAAGACGCCTCCATCACCTTCGGCACCTCCAGCAAGGGCCGGGTACGCAAACTGACCGAAAAGGCCAAAGCCAACCTCATTGGCTGGTAA